The nucleotide sequence ctaaaaattctaataaatttaaaaataattttttcgtattttcttatttttattttgcaatttggAATTTCGCGCTGATGATATGAGgtttgttcatgtaaaaattatccagtaacttaatttccgcGAACTCGCTCtcagagagaaaaatatcattaaaagtacatgaacgcaaaacccataacaatttgcaagttttgcgAACAGCCGTTTAAATTTTTGGtgggaaaaatcacaaaatttaaaaattttttcagttaagCTACCtcgcattaaattaaaaaaaaaaaaaataaataaataaaatgcaaaataatttgttcCCCAAGAGCATTTCGTAGGTGTGAATCAGGTAAGAAACTGtgaatacattttatatatggATATATAAGCATACGATATATTTGCAGACTGAAATTTCCGAATGCAAGGCATACAACAAATGGCTGGTGAAACTTTATACGAGAAggtaattttttatgaacaCACCACCGAAAGAGATGAAGCTTCGCAAGAGATTTTGTCTGTGGCTAGTGGCAGCAGCGATCAGGACGTTGTCCCAATAGGTGGTAGCTGTAAAAGCCCGGAAACCAAAACTGTGTGGTTGTCGCGAaaagactttccgtttttgttcatatttattattaatctcctagtttcgtttgatAATTCACTTACTTTAGGCGACATTGCAAACTAACTCCGCGAACTTcaacaaatggctactaaaacgcaactgcccaaggttaaacattgaatgTTTAACacaatcgtttcgaaaataacgGTAAAtgccaacaaattgtttacaaattcaacgcatactaagtgtactaatacgaattttgcctgcagtagaaatagctacactgctactaaagctttttttttcaattctatgcaaatgtttcggagttttgttattattctatttttttatgaattatacaataccgcactacgattgaaatcaattgcttaaagtaaatttgaaaatatacgtggtatttttatttgtaagagggtgtactaatgcaaactttgcatactgtataTTAATTTAACTCGTAAAGATTTTACgatcgtcggggatttcgcccaagtcactttttgaaccatttcacgtgccgttgcagtcttttgatgaccacctccatgacgtttcggaATGTTACCAGTACCATTGTAATGATTAATGGTGTGATAAGcaaaaactgtatttactttaaggtgctcgagctcacgaacaatcgctggttgtgatatacatatatataatgcaGTCACACTAAAATGTtttcgcgcgcttgtaaacaatactctggattgTCATTTAGCGAACTAGCAGAccgctgatgcccgtgcatcagctacgcgagcggtctgaagttggttaaacttcgagtgccggaccttgtattttacaggtcagtccataagttcgtgcgtattttacccataatttcacttttgtacgatttttgcacacaaaaaattattcgcggaatataacggagctttttatattttctttgatatattgtgcattcaacaagtgatttcaatcgcggatagaagcacgtgttgttaaaaaataaaattgaatttttgaacgcgtataagaggcatattttgtattttttttataaaagtggtaaaaatgcaacaactgctgctgcagaaataaacactgttcaaggagaggataccgtgagtgtaaggactgcgcaaaagtggttttcaaaatttcgaagtggtaactgcgacgtggaggatgccccacgcgctggtcgtcctgaagtctttaactccgacgccttgctcgaactcgtggaagctgagccaaatttgacagtcgatatgatagctcagaggatAAATTcttcgcatggaacagttcacaagcACCTGGtttagttgggaaaggtttcaaagctgggaaaatgggttccgcatagactttccgtcgccaatcttcagcagagagtgaatgtttGTCCTCAGCTACTGCaaaggcttgaaaatgaaagttttttgaaccgtatcgttactggagATGAAAAACACATTATTGAACGCTCTGgtatcgtacatatgtatatttacttgCATTCCATTTTAATCAccgtttttatttcaaattaaactttgacccaattttcaaattataattATCCTGTATGTtaactttgcgatcagctgtttttctcacttgcaaattcttacaagtaaaaatttatgcagtaaaaacttgcaacttcccctaaAAAGAGAAACGTCATTTTGCTCTcccactttcccctactttgcaagttttttgggtacatgaacaccaaaacgtgataatttgtgacaatttttacaaacaatTGGCAACCAGTAATTTCCCGGCAGAAGCCTCTCGACTGACCTGCTCGAAATGTGGCTATTGCAGTGGAAAATTCGAGTCAATTTGCAAAAATCAGTTCAAGCTACTTTTGCAAAAGTTTCACTTAATGGTTCCGAAGTCCCCCAAAGCGATAGTGTTAAATAACTTGGAGTTAACCTTGATCGTAAACTAACCTGGAATTTCCACATCaaagaaaagcaaaagcaatttgaaataaaaaagtgcacTAGCTTTTGGATCGAAATTCCCAAGACAGTATTGAAAACAAAGtgcgcgtacatacatacatatataaaactatattaaaGTATGTCTGGACTTATGCTATTCAACTTTGGGGTACAGCAAGTAACTCAAAAGTAGAAATTTTACAAAGATATCAATCGAAAACCCTACTAATgccaaaattcacaaaaaatcttagttgtatgtatgaatacttattattattgttgttgttattgtgtgcAATTGTATTATGACTAGCTGTAATATACTCGGACCATCTATTGTGTTCTATAAAGCTATGTATACATGTATTAGGTAAGTAGATGAagccaaacatatgtatgtatatttaaaacatTCATTGATAACCTTCTTTGTTGCTGCTCTTTACTCAATCCTCTGTACGAAAATTTTCTTTGGCGCACAGAACTCAAAGAAGGGCGCACATGTGTTGGCCCTATATAAAcaagaacagcaacaacaagaaaatatCCAAATGATCGCCACTTGAGTGCAATGTTctgcacatacataaatttatacaTACCCACACATGTACAcacgtgcacacatacaaagTAATTAGTATTGTAGAATAGCCGCGTACGGATTGTATTTTATGCTCTTGTTTGCCAGCCAAATGTAAACAAAAGAGTTCAATGTGGGAGAATCATCGCTACCAACGTCGGCGCTGCCATTTTTCCTGCTGCCACTATCCAGCACCTCGACAGCGGCTCTGTGTAATTTCGTATGCAAACTCATTCGTCGTGCGCTCTGTGGCTGAAGAAAGGATGTGTGCGCCGTACACTCAGCGACCGATCGCTGGCGCGGCTGGCGTAATTGGAGCGTAACTAGTGCAAAGATTTTTAGGTAAAGATTCCGTTGATTCAATGGATTCAGTTGATCGAGAATAGCGTAAGAGAAAAGTACAAAATCGCGTAAATACTGTACGATCTACGCGCAATTagtgaaaaaaaagaattaccaaATGGAATATATCCAAATTTAAGATACACAGAATATAACAGCAAACATAACTCAGCATAGTTTTCCATATTCTATACGCCATTTGAAGAGTggaaagtgtttatttcacccaaaaagcattaaaaattaaaaattagtcaCTGCAAACTCAGTTTATGAGCCCACTTGTGTTATAAGAATATAATTCGCCGCCTCGTAATTTCCTAATGACTAACAGTTGTCGAGtgtaataatacaaataaaatgataaaaagcgAGGAAGTTATGGATTCAAACAATCACTCGGCCAATCTTAATGGCCTGCATCACTCGTCACATTTACCTCATCACAGCAACATTTATCGCAATCTGCCCTCGAACATCTTAACCACACCAAATTTCACACCTCTCACGTACAGTGAACAAACTTCTATGCTGCGCATGGCGCAGGAATCACCTGAACTGCAAGAGGAGAAGCCTGACCTCAATTATTTAGATCGCAAATATTACGCGACCATGATGACTCAACCGTCAGTTCATGTCTCAGAGGCCGCGTCGTATGGTCTTACATCACTGCACACTATGTGTGCCTCACCGAATTCATCAAATGAAAATGGCATTGGCATGCTGATGCCGCCATCACCCAACTCATCACCACACAATGAAGGCATCAAAACGCCGTCGGATGTTGAGCTGCAGCATTATGGGGCTACACAAAATCGTGTTATTGCCTCGAAAATGGTGGACTTGGGACAGCAAATGAATCCGCATTATACGCCCACCATAAAATATTGCACCAGTAataccattttcaatacttcagAGTATTTGCCACACAACGACAATGACCATCCGCCTCCGCCTTCAGCAATACCGGTATCTGCAGATACAGGCTCAAATGATCTTCTGACGCAATCTTTGCAACGTATACAAAATGTCGGTATGCCCTCAGTGTCTAGTGCGTCAGGTGTTATAACCAGTTCTCATAGTGTTTCTGGACAATTGTGTGCCACAACTGAGACGATGTCCTATTCGAATAGTTCGTCACCGGCTAAGTCGGTGCATAGTAATCAAAGTGAAGGTGGTGCGTTGGGACAACAGCAATCCCAACAAACACAGCAGCATaatcagcagcaacaacaacagcaacagcagcagcagtcaACTGCATCATCAACGCAGGAGCTCACACCGCCTGATACGACGAAAAAATCCGGTGCCAGGCGACCGGAAAAACCCGCGTTAAGTTATATTAATATGATCGCGATGGCGATCAAGGAGTCGCCAACGGGGAAACTAACGCTTAGTGAGATCTATAGCTTTCTTCAGAAAAGGTAAGCAGATGTGGAATGGTTTAAGTTAAAGAAGACGTTTACTTTGAGGTTCAAATGCGGGgctatagtacatacatacatacatacatacatatacttatatgtatataaacagcTGCAATCACAGAAATAGTATGACGCGCTTCCCAAAAGTCTCATCACTTCTATTTTGCATCTTGCGCGATAAAAGTTTCGGTTTTGAATAAGTCAAATGTTACAATTTTATTCTTGAAGTGGTGAACTTTTCTGTATGAGACACTTTGAGCCAGCAGAGAAATAGGTGCAGTAGTGCTAAgccaataaatttataaatatttattaattttagaaaGTAAGTTTTAGCGGTAATTTTTAGGCTCGCGATGCGCGTGCCAAAATTGATTAGAAATATATTAGTCGATATGAGTAGCATCGACGCGTTTTGCTCCCAAtgttaatattacaaaaatggaacGTAATTTCCTTTCACAAAAGTGGTATTTTGTGTCATTAATTACTGATTCAATATGGCACTAAATTCCCGTTTTGCAACACAACTTGAATAGTAATTGCACTGTATTCCTGACATTTTgccaaatattattaattatttcaatatGTCACTCAAAATGTAAGCACAAAATAAGTGATGCAAACAAATCATCGAAGAACAAGAACTATTGTTAGTTATGGGTAATtggataaattaatattattcgGTAAAAATTGGATAATTATTCAGTTATTATCCTATATGGGGCACACAAACAATTTTGCAACTCATTTTCCTTCATAAAGGGTGTTTCGAAAGTGACTCCTAGGTGTCAGTagcgaataattcctagacgctaaagttttttatgtgattttcgATTATTATCAAGTAGGCAGatctacaattttacacgatagaaaaacgcgctaaaattattgaaacttatcatGAAAGTgctcgatctttaagaacaacatatcgcaaaattcgtaatttgtTTGATGgtaataatcgtccgaatgactCGCACAACTTAAaagttggtgaacaaatttcaagaaaccgATTTTGTCGACgatagaaaaagaactggcAGACCTAAAACTgggcgttctgttgagaatattgctgctgtggcacAAAGTGTTGCAGaataaccttcaacatcgatgtcTCGATGTTCTGAAAGATTAGGCATTCATGACATTTTAGACAAGTGCAAGTTTGGACTAAATAGGTAATCAAGTAGTAAAATtctctttcgacgaacaaaactgatACTCTATAAGACTCCCATTATACGCATTCTAtcgtatagcgcagaagcttggacgatgacaatatccgatgaggcgtcccttggagtgttcaaAAGAAAGATTCTAttgaagatttttggatctttgcacgttggtgacggggagtatcgtaggcgatggaacaaagAGCTGTATGAGACTTACGTGAACATAGACATAATGCAGCTAATGAAGATCCAGCGGTTCCCTCATTTGGGTTATGGCGTCCGAATGTGTAGAAACGTTCCTTTCTGAGCCGGAACGTTTCTACACATTCGGACTtcgtattcgatgcggtaccaactggtggtggtagaggaagaggaaggccttctctgtgcgcgaatcaagaagaagacgaaTCGACTATTTGACAGATTTTACCTGATTTAtgttcatggtggacatttaaattacaCCATTTTTAATTGTTCAGAgcagtattttgaataaaaatagtgaaacctgaaagaatctaaattgttacatgttttattttaaaacaatatctagGCGCgtgttttgaaataccctttattattattatacttttaCAAATTACACTTAACAGAGCTacaattttttcccaaactatGATGACGGTTAAAATAAACAGTTATATCAAGCATAAGGATATCACCCGTTCTAAAGTTACTAAAGTAGAAAGTGTTCCGCATTATTTGGTGCTTTTGCTGGAAATAAATTGACCATAACTTTAGAACATTAAATTCCTTTTCACTTTTTGTTCTTTTGACTTAGTTTACCATTCGGTTTGATGCGAGCGGTAAAAGTGAACGTAATcggcaataaaaattatcagtagtcaaaaaacattataaatatGCTAAGAAATAGTAAAATAGAGTGACATTACCAAGCAGTTTTCAGTTCATTTTTCGCTCGTCACACAagcattgaatacatttttattaacaatattttaaagttattacCAATACATATTCAGCgagttttttttgacaaatacagttaaaatttgtatattacgATGTGTAAAGAGAAAGTGAAAGAAGGAAGTTCGACTCCTAAGTGCCTTTACTTATGTCCATTTGCCTATTGAAACGAGCAACAATAtaaacgttttatttttatgaatgacTTTTGAACGggagaaaaaaatcatttcgcCCCTCCAGATTATTACGCAACGGTTGATGCCCACGtgactttttttgataaattttctcatgtatgtacatacagggtgggccatatagcgtttgctttttgagccacctatttttttgagaatggtaacacaaatgacatgacaaatgtgttcataatttacttcaaggtttgacatttacgaaatgggacgctatacgcttgaacaaaattgggaaatattgaaaacctatttccaaagtggtgagtcttctactcaaactgtgagaagtttgaaaaaaaaaaatcatattttctgatgaagctcattttcacatcggtggctacgtcaataagcaaaattgtcggatttggggctcagaaaatccacacgttactgtagagaagcaaatgcatccacaacgagtcactgtttggtgcggtttttggtatggcggcatcatcgggccatttttttcgaaaatgagggaggagccgcggttacagtaaatggcgtgcgttaccgtgacatgctcaacgagttgtttccaaaaattgaagaggatgacattgACGACATTTGGGTTCAACAGGACGCTGCAACTTGTCAcattgccaaagttacactcgaacttttggcttgTTGATTCAATGGTTGAAGCATGTATTCTCTACATAATGGCAGCTCCTTTTTCATTTCGACGGAAATGGGGACTGATGATGCGAAGATCGACGGACTTCctgaacaagttttttttttttttttttcaaagtagatTTCCACTATTTGGAGCATTTTTctagcgttaaacgattcataatGACTTGCCAAATCTTTCTTGttcacacattttgttattcgCAGCTGTCATAGTTAAGGATATCGGTAGTTCTCATAGagctaaaaaaaaacgatatataTTCAAagaggaaaacaaaaacatttctagaaaaataataaaatatttctaagaaaattaatagaaaacataaatattttcttgataTTCTAGCCAACATTTGATTAATAATGCATATCATGTAATACAGCAATACATaacttttcctatttttttagcGAATCCCAGGGTGGGCATTGCAAGGATTATTAGGTGTTGATCTAATTCGAAAAAGGCAGAAAGCTTAGCTTGATGTAGAAAGCTTCCAATGACCATTTCAGAAGTTAGGTAGGTagttaggtgaaatggttgtaGTGCCGGTTTggtactcctcaagtagcactaaagcaccgttttgataccactatgacaccaacaacaggcagatatctacagcttgATTGGATTCGGAAAAATACGGtattaactgcccgaaaatgttaccattcccttgagagattgcctccagaagcCAATTtcttttaacctgattgcactttgagctgcgatggaaataacgaaaaagtcgatgggaagtaagcgcaaaaggacattcagggcagcactggggcaagttttacatgctccggtgatgcaaATGCacgcagtcctttgcaccctccccagtttaatgttattaaattttggtcccacgagtatGCACAGAAGGAAATGGTCCGCCGCGGCAGAGCCGGTATACCACGGTAAGGCACTTGCTATAACCGATCTTGCCTGGGCATCAAAGGGGATCGTTAACGACTGGTTATTTAGGCACTACCTTGTTTTGGTTGGGCTCCAAAAGAATGTGCCTAAGAGCAGATTGAGTCTCTGTAGTGTTACAGTCACTTGCACCTGGGGCCAAACCCCAATTGCGAAATGACACACGAGCACGAAAAGCAAATGTAAAATTACTGTTAGGTGGTTGAACGCTCCAATGACGACAGTGTTTCCATCGTCACCAAGCCGTGTCTGTTTCGCTCAGTCTCCTATCGTTGAATTAACTCATAAGTAACAGGCTGAGGTgtggattttagtcgcctctttCTGTGTAGACTTCCTCCACTCTGGGTGGGCTCGAGTACAATTCGCTGCGGGATTTCTACAACCACCTTTTCAACTGAGCTGATTTGCTTTAACATAGTCATGGAGGACCAATGACAAGGTATTGAGTCCTCTCTTCCCCAACGTAACCTGACCTaactttttaaattgatttaccTATGTTCTGGACTGAAAGATCAGTCttttcaaatttagtttttaaaactgGTTACTGAAAATGAGAAAATAACTTCCATACAAACTTTGACACTATTGGATTGTTAACAcaagaaacaatttttgttagcgaaatgattttgaaaaagtACTTTTCTCCCATGTCTCTCTCTCTTCTCTGGCatacaaatactatttttttcggATTGGCTGTTTTAGGTGGCTTTAGAAAGGGTCAAAGATTTGAATGATTGATTAATGCTGAATTAGTGCGATTTTCATTCTTCAGTATCTGCGGTTTAAGTTTGGAGAATAAAACAAgactaatatatatacatatattatataataaatttactgtctttcaaaaacacaatactcTTTGAACGATATTTGCCCTCAATTGAAATTTAAGCTGAGAAAGCGTTTATTTTCACAAGAATTTGAGTGGGTCCGAATTTGAACCTTTCATTGCTCTTCTTATGGGCTTTGTGTCAAGCATACAAGTTGGTACCAATTCACCCCAGCATATGATTGTGCACGGTtcacatacgtatatatgtatgtacatatgcccatacacatacatacgtatgtacacatACAAGCTTTCAAGCCTATAATAATTTCTCATATTCCTGAAATTAAAGCGAAACCAAGAAGTCGACTCGTGCGTTTACTTTTTTCGTTCGTGCCAATGCGTGCACTGACTGATGTCCCAGTCGTCTCTAGGTGGCAGTTGCCGTGTTTACTTAAATAAAATCTATAGtgctaacaaaaacaaaaatttaagtttatgtaaatttctgctttccgttgtgttgtttgttgttttgattgtttatatttgtgcataaatatttgtgGTTTGTCATAGGCGCTGTGGGTGCCACTTCGCCACAGTTCAGTTGTTTGTGTGGTCACTTCTAGtgtatttacttacatacatataatatatttgggtATAGATTCTTAATGACATTTAAAATCATGgctttgtttattaaattttgctaaatcaGTTTTTATTGGTCAAAATCCAAGGCTTTTGTGGAGCTTTCATTGGAATCATTTTTTATGCGTGCCTTCCATTTAAGCTGAAATGTATTACTACGGATCTAGAGCCAGAGCAAGGCTGCAGCTTTGGAAATGATGTCACATTCTAAAATTTATTGGAAGATTTACTCTTTGcaataaaccaaaaattattggaaaacatTAAAAGACATTTTCATAGAACTTTAAAAAGCAACCGGCCAATGGTCCACCTTTTATTAgctacagtggctcaataaagaactcggacatatgtacatagcatgcagtttcaaatttaaattttttgtaagaaatgtaaattaaatatttttatttttatatttttcgattgggtattcaaataggattttaaaaatagtaataataatttacaaatccattaccttctttttataaaaaatgtatcatgcAGCATTCGCCAAAATTGGTGTAAAAAAGAAGTCGGAAATTTGGCATTATTGCTATTGTTTTGCACTTTAAAACGGGGAATCCCATAATTGATTCGCTCTCGGTAGAATAGTGCAAAGAAAGAACCActcgtaataaattaaaataaaatttcagtcgagtttttttgaataaaagtccAAGTTATAAACTTGGGTAGAAAGCGTGGACAAAGCTCAATTCAaatcagaaatttaattattaatcatcTCGAAAAGGGTAAAACCGTTCCGGAAATCGCAGAAATAGTGGATAGACCCGTTCAACTGAATACTACGTGAAAAAACGTTTCAAAGAAAGAAAATCCGTTGATAATAAGAAGTAATCGGGACGACCAAAACTGTTTTCGGATACAGATGAACGTTGGATAGtgcaacaaattaagaaaaatccagCTCGCAACAGGCGCCGCCCAACACCTTAATATTAACTGCAACCCCGAAAGTATACGTATAGTATgtatactaggccgggtcgatttgtgaggaggcaaaaaaatcaccaattgctctgtgaaaatcatattctagggatcaaaataagaaactttgccgaaagaaccatacctctaaaacgaattctgatgtcccccaatttgggtcgaacttttggtgtcttttgtggggaggcaaaaaaaacgcccattgctctgtgaaaatcatattctagggatcaaaataagaaactctgccgaaggaaccatacctctaaaacgaattctgatgtcccccaatttgggtcgaactttttagtttcttttctcatgtaaaggccaaaaatggtgatattttgaaatgattgtatagggaaccccccaggggagttccagggggtgtgccactggcatgggtggatcggccgtccaaagttagtgggggtcggtcatacatttggactcgattggagcactctaaatgggtcaaagtgggatttttcgttcgacccaaattgggggacatcagaattcgttttagaggtatggttccttcggcaaagtttcttattttgatccctagaatacgattttcacagagcaatgagcgattatTAAATCGACCCGTCCTAATGTATACCGTTGCGAAAAAATGATTATAACGGAAGAGTTGCACGAAAAAACCTTTCATCAACGAGATTAACCGATACAAAAGAATAAAGTTCGCAAAGCGTCATGGGGATAAGGATTTCGAGTGCTGGAAGCACGTTTATTTACAGATGAAAGCAAGTTTAACACATTTGGGTCAGATGGACAATCATATGTGTGGAGAACACCTAATGAATAGTTGCTGGGAAAAATTTACGTCCAACAATTAAACATGGGGGTGGGTCGATAATGGTATGGGGTTGGATATGTTGGATATGATATGGATATGTCCGCTGATGGTATTAGAAATTTGTGCTTCTTTAACGGCAATAAAAACCACAAACAATTTCTAAccattatgaaagaaaatttggtcaAAAGTGCTGAAAAGTTGGGAATTAAGTACAATTTCCAGTACTATCGAGGCAACCATCCCAAGCATAAGGCACTTGATGCCCGTCTGTCGCTTATGTATAATTACCCTAAACTACTTGAAACACCTTCACAATCTCCAGACATCATTGTAATTGAAATCTGTGGCAATTTTCAATGCAAAAGCCAAAGTCGTAAAGTTATTATTTATCAGGCAGCATTGGTTGCAATAGCCTATAGTTCACGATATTTGTAAAGTGGAGTTCGGGGAAGTCCCAAACATTAAACTTCTTTGTCATATGTTGATTATTGTGTCATTTGTTGATAAAGGATAATAAAAAGAGAAATGGGCAGACAAAGAGAACAAATCAGTGTTGAAGTGCGAAAATTAGTTATTCATCCTTACGAAAACCAAAAATCGCTTCAGGAAATATCTGCAATTGTAAATCGAAGCCGATCGACCGTGCACAGTACATTATAAAACGGTACAAAGAGTACCTATACATAgaagtgttaaaaataaatcagaagatgcaaataacaaaattttctatCCAAGTCATGAACATTATATTCTCCGGTAAGTCAAAAAGGATCCATTTTCAAGTACACCGAAATTCACAACAATCGCCGAAAATGGTTTGGGGGAAAAGTGTTGCCCACAGACAATTTGAAACATActcaataggttaggtta is from Anastrepha ludens isolate Willacy chromosome 4, idAnaLude1.1, whole genome shotgun sequence and encodes:
- the LOC128861588 gene encoding forkhead box protein biniou yields the protein MIKSEEVMDSNNHSANLNGLHHSSHLPHHSNIYRNLPSNILTTPNFTPLTYSEQTSMLRMAQESPELQEEKPDLNYLDRKYYATMMTQPSVHVSEAASYGLTSLHTMCASPNSSNENGIGMLMPPSPNSSPHNEGIKTPSDVELQHYGATQNRVIASKMVDLGQQMNPHYTPTIKYCTSNTIFNTSEYLPHNDNDHPPPPSAIPVSADTGSNDLLTQSLQRIQNVGMPSVSSASGVITSSHSVSGQLCATTETMSYSNSSSPAKSVHSNQSEGGALGQQQSQQTQQHNQQQQQQQQQQQSTASSTQELTPPDTTKKSGARRPEKPALSYINMIAMAIKESPTGKLTLSEIYSFLQKRFEFFRGSYVGWKNSVRHNLSLNECFKKLPKGMSVGKPGKGNYWTIDQNSAYMFEDEASLRRRPRGYRSKLKVKPYPNTNGFYAATSYDPGMDNANFYATQPYGTYDYATSSAAATTPFTDAWNSHAAHTQATLPQYSNIAAASSVLHSSNNSATPPLAHSLTSSALMNGSGSPSHVTSAALQSSNPGMDYATATMVAANYPYASTAGGGGVVGGGAGASYNLDNGLRSMTLSHMHQQQQHHSAMTPPPPPLPSSSTSMGSATLIDRKPIFLPSMAPPSTGNMSTPPLHHQHLVGSTNGGSGGYYEHIKFSN